The following are encoded in a window of Haloarcula halophila genomic DNA:
- the idsA3 gene encoding geranylfarnesyl diphosphate synthase, with amino-acid sequence MSERHQQVEDAIVARRERVNSALPEDLPVKRPDHLYEASRYLLDAGGKRLRPTVLLLVAESLLDIEPSAVDYRAFPTLDGGKADVLSAALAIEVIQTFTLIHDDIMDDDPLRRGVPAVHEEYDLSTAILAGDTLYSKAFEFLLSTGAAPERSVDATTRLATTCTRICEGQSLDIEFEQRESVTPDEYLEMVELKTAVLYGAAAAIPATLLGADDGTVEALYNYGLDVGRAFQIQDDLLDLTTPSEKLGKQRGSDLVENKQTLVTLHARQQGVDLESLVTTESVDAVSEAEIDAAVDRLHEVGSIEYARETAHDLIASGKENLEVLPDNEARFLLEGIADYLVEREY; translated from the coding sequence ATGTCCGAACGCCATCAGCAAGTCGAAGACGCCATCGTCGCCCGGCGAGAGCGGGTCAACAGCGCGCTCCCGGAGGACCTGCCGGTCAAACGGCCGGACCACCTCTACGAGGCGTCGCGATACCTGCTAGACGCTGGTGGCAAGCGGCTTCGGCCGACGGTGCTGTTGCTCGTCGCCGAATCGTTGCTCGATATCGAGCCCTCGGCTGTGGACTACCGGGCGTTCCCGACGCTGGACGGTGGCAAAGCCGACGTGCTCTCGGCGGCACTCGCCATCGAAGTCATCCAGACGTTCACGCTGATCCACGACGACATCATGGACGACGATCCACTGCGTCGTGGTGTGCCAGCCGTCCACGAGGAGTACGATCTCTCGACGGCGATCCTTGCCGGTGATACGCTGTACTCGAAAGCCTTCGAGTTCCTGCTCTCGACCGGTGCTGCCCCCGAGCGGTCGGTCGACGCTACCACACGGCTCGCGACCACCTGTACCCGAATCTGTGAGGGACAGTCACTGGACATCGAGTTCGAACAGCGTGAGTCGGTCACTCCTGACGAGTACCTGGAGATGGTCGAACTCAAGACTGCCGTGCTCTACGGCGCGGCGGCGGCCATCCCGGCGACGCTGCTGGGGGCCGACGACGGGACGGTCGAGGCGCTGTACAACTACGGACTCGACGTCGGGCGAGCCTTCCAGATCCAGGACGACCTGTTGGATCTGACGACGCCCTCGGAGAAACTGGGCAAACAGCGCGGGTCGGATCTCGTCGAGAACAAGCAGACGCTGGTGACGCTGCACGCTCGCCAACAGGGTGTCGATCTAGAGTCACTCGTCACGACAGAATCCGTCGATGCGGTCTCGGAGGCCGAGATCGACGCGGCCGTCGACCGCCTCCACGAGGTCGGTTCGATCGAGTACGCGCGCGAGACGGCCCACGACCTCATCGCCAGCGGGAAGGAGAACCTGGAAGTCCTCCCGGACAACGAGGCGCGCTTCCTGCTGGAAGGGATCGCGGACTATCTCGTCGAACGCGAGTACTGA
- a CDS encoding DUF5518 domain-containing protein codes for MRETLADAGTGALVTIVLSFLPFSSIAGGAVAAHRDGGGYTRGLWVGTLAGVAAMLPLLVLFVPALYIAGLLGFGIPPSAPAYDLFLGLVFGFFLAYTVGISAVGGVCGVWVRRNRDWNLDPGRWR; via the coding sequence ATGCGTGAGACACTAGCCGACGCCGGGACGGGTGCGCTCGTGACGATCGTGCTCTCCTTTCTCCCGTTCTCGTCGATCGCCGGCGGCGCCGTCGCGGCTCATCGGGACGGTGGTGGATACACTCGCGGGCTCTGGGTCGGAACGCTCGCCGGTGTCGCGGCGATGCTCCCACTGCTCGTGTTGTTCGTGCCCGCGCTGTACATCGCCGGCCTGCTGGGGTTCGGGATTCCGCCGTCGGCACCCGCCTACGATCTCTTTCTCGGACTCGTGTTCGGGTTCTTCCTGGCGTACACCGTCGGGATCAGCGCGGTCGGCGGCGTCTGTGGGGTCTGGGTGCGACGGAACAGGGACTGGAACCTCGATCCGGGTCGGTGGCGCTAA
- a CDS encoding 50S ribosomal protein L18e: MSKTNPRLSSLIADLKSAARSGGAVWGDVAERLQKPRRTHAEVNLGRIERYAREDETVVVPGKVLGSGVLQKDVTVAAVDFSGTAEKKIDQVGEAVSLEQAIENNPNGSQVRVIR, encoded by the coding sequence ATGAGCAAGACGAACCCGAGACTCAGTAGTCTCATCGCCGATCTGAAGTCCGCCGCCCGTTCGGGCGGTGCTGTCTGGGGCGACGTCGCCGAGCGCTTACAGAAGCCACGGCGCACACACGCGGAAGTCAACCTGGGCCGCATCGAGCGGTACGCCCGGGAAGACGAAACCGTGGTTGTGCCGGGCAAGGTGCTCGGTTCCGGTGTCCTGCAGAAGGACGTCACCGTCGCCGCCGTCGACTTCTCCGGAACCGCCGAGAAGAAGATCGACCAGGTCGGAGAGGCTGTATCACTCGAACAGGCAATCGAAAACAATCCCAACGGCTCTCAGGTCCGGGTGATCCGATGA
- a CDS encoding DUF5518 domain-containing protein, with translation MAEGDTLLNAVIGAVATVVLSSFLPFVSPLFGGAIAGYLEGGDRNDGLRVGTISGVLGLLVVMVLFGLFFVMFGLFALEAPLAFGALGIVVFLVAIVGGLLYIVGLSAAGGWLGNYVRYETDIGN, from the coding sequence ATGGCAGAAGGAGACACCCTCCTCAACGCGGTGATCGGTGCGGTCGCGACGGTCGTCCTGAGTTCGTTCCTCCCCTTCGTCTCCCCGCTGTTCGGCGGCGCGATCGCGGGCTATCTGGAAGGCGGCGACCGGAACGACGGGCTCAGAGTCGGGACGATCTCCGGTGTGCTTGGACTCCTCGTCGTGATGGTCTTGTTCGGGCTGTTCTTCGTTATGTTCGGGCTGTTCGCGCTCGAAGCACCCCTCGCGTTCGGGGCACTCGGTATCGTGGTCTTCCTGGTCGCGATCGTCGGTGGGTTGCTCTACATCGTCGGTCTGAGTGCCGCGGGCGGGTGGCTCGGCAACTACGTCAGATACGAGACAGATATCGGGAACTGA
- a CDS encoding 30S ribosomal protein S9, with protein MVTNTSGKKKTAVARATIREGEGRVRIDSQPVELVEPELAQLKMLEPFRIAEENIRDDIDVEVSVEGGGVMGQADAARTAIARGLVDFTNDAELRDAFMEFDRSLLVNDVRQSEPKKWGGPGARARYQKSYR; from the coding sequence ATGGTAACGAACACGTCCGGAAAGAAGAAGACCGCCGTCGCCCGCGCGACGATCCGTGAGGGCGAGGGACGCGTGCGTATCGACTCCCAGCCGGTGGAACTGGTCGAACCGGAGCTGGCACAGCTGAAGATGCTGGAGCCGTTCCGCATCGCGGAGGAGAACATCCGCGACGACATCGACGTCGAAGTGTCCGTCGAAGGTGGCGGTGTCATGGGGCAGGCAGACGCCGCCCGGACCGCCATCGCTCGCGGCCTCGTCGACTTCACGAACGACGCAGAACTCCGCGACGCGTTCATGGAGTTCGATCGATCGCTGCTGGTCAACGACGTGCGCCAGTCCGAACCGAAAAAGTGGGGCGGCCCCGGCGCACGGGCCCGCTACCAGAAATCCTACCGCTGA
- a CDS encoding 50S ribosomal protein L13 has product MSVAEFDADVIVDARDCIMGRVASQVAEKALDGETVAVVNAEQAVITGRENQIVEKYKKRVDIGNDNGYFYPKRPDGILKRSIRGMLPHKRKRGQEAFENVRVYVGNPYDDDGDVLDGTSLDRLSNIKFVSLAAVSEQLGGNKTW; this is encoded by the coding sequence ATGAGCGTCGCAGAGTTCGACGCTGACGTGATCGTCGACGCCCGCGACTGTATCATGGGCCGTGTCGCCTCGCAGGTCGCCGAGAAGGCCCTGGACGGCGAGACCGTCGCTGTGGTCAACGCCGAACAGGCCGTCATCACCGGCCGCGAGAACCAGATCGTCGAGAAGTACAAGAAACGCGTCGACATCGGGAACGACAACGGGTACTTCTACCCGAAACGACCGGACGGTATCCTCAAGCGGTCGATCCGCGGGATGCTCCCCCACAAGCGAAAGCGTGGCCAGGAGGCCTTCGAGAACGTCCGTGTCTACGTCGGGAACCCGTACGACGACGACGGCGACGTGCTCGACGGCACGTCGCTGGACCGACTGTCGAACATCAAGTTCGTCTCGCTGGCCGCTGTCAGCGAGCAGCTTGGAGGAAACAAGACATGGTAA
- a CDS encoding DNA-directed RNA polymerase subunit N, translating into MMVPVRCFTCGNVVGEHWEEFKARTREAEEPEDPEMVLDELGVERHCCRRMLVSHKDLVDIVAPYQ; encoded by the coding sequence ATGATGGTACCGGTCCGGTGTTTCACCTGCGGTAACGTCGTCGGCGAGCACTGGGAGGAGTTCAAGGCCCGTACCCGTGAAGCCGAAGAGCCCGAGGACCCCGAGATGGTCCTCGACGAACTCGGCGTCGAGCGGCACTGCTGTCGCCGGATGCTCGTCTCGCACAAGGACCTCGTCGACATCGTCGCACCCTACCAATGA
- a CDS encoding ribonuclease J — MEVEIATIGGYEEVGRQMTAVRAGDDVVIFDMGLNLSKVLIHDNVETERMHSLDLIDMGAIPDDRVMSDLEGDVKAIVPTHGHLDHIGAISKLAHRYDAPIVATPFTIELVKQQIKGEEKFGVQNDLVKMEAGETMQIGERNELEFVNVTHSIIDAINPVLHTPEGAVVYGLDKRMDHTPVIGDPIDMKRFREIGREGEGVLAYIEDCTNAGKKGRTPSESVARRHLKDVMDSIEDYDGGIVATTFSSHIARVSSLVEFADDIGRQPVLLGRSMEKYSGTAERLDFVDFPEDLGMYGHRKSVDRTFKRIMNEGKENFLPIVTGHQGEPRAMLTRMGRGETPYELDDGDKVIFSARVIPEPTNEGQRYQSEKLLGMQGARIYDDIHVSGHLRSEGHYEMLDALQPRNVIPAHQDLKGFAPYVDLCEDMGYQMGRDLHVTRNGNMIKLTE, encoded by the coding sequence ATGGAAGTCGAAATCGCAACAATCGGCGGATACGAAGAGGTCGGCCGTCAGATGACGGCAGTCCGTGCGGGTGACGACGTCGTCATCTTCGACATGGGCCTGAACCTCTCGAAGGTACTGATTCACGACAACGTCGAGACCGAGCGGATGCACTCGCTCGATCTCATCGACATGGGCGCGATCCCGGACGACCGGGTCATGTCCGATCTGGAGGGCGACGTGAAGGCGATCGTCCCGACACACGGTCACCTGGACCACATCGGGGCGATCTCGAAGCTCGCGCATCGCTACGACGCACCGATCGTCGCGACGCCGTTTACGATCGAACTCGTCAAACAGCAGATCAAGGGCGAGGAGAAGTTCGGCGTCCAGAACGACCTGGTCAAGATGGAAGCCGGCGAGACGATGCAGATCGGCGAACGGAACGAACTCGAGTTCGTCAACGTCACCCACTCGATCATCGACGCGATCAACCCGGTCCTCCACACGCCCGAGGGAGCGGTCGTCTACGGGCTCGACAAGCGGATGGACCACACGCCGGTCATCGGCGACCCGATCGACATGAAGCGGTTCCGCGAGATCGGCCGCGAGGGCGAGGGCGTCCTGGCCTACATCGAGGACTGTACGAACGCCGGCAAGAAGGGACGGACCCCGTCCGAGTCGGTCGCCCGTCGCCACCTCAAGGACGTCATGGACAGCATCGAGGACTACGACGGCGGGATCGTCGCCACGACGTTCTCCAGCCACATCGCCCGCGTGAGTTCGCTGGTCGAGTTCGCGGACGACATCGGCCGCCAGCCGGTCCTGCTGGGCCGCTCGATGGAGAAGTACTCCGGGACCGCAGAACGGCTTGACTTCGTGGACTTCCCCGAGGACCTGGGGATGTACGGCCACCGCAAGTCCGTCGACCGGACGTTCAAGCGGATCATGAACGAGGGCAAGGAGAACTTCCTGCCGATCGTCACCGGCCACCAGGGCGAGCCGCGCGCGATGCTCACCCGGATGGGACGGGGCGAGACACCCTACGAACTGGACGACGGCGACAAGGTCATCTTCTCGGCCCGGGTCATCCCGGAGCCGACCAACGAGGGCCAGCGCTACCAGTCCGAGAAACTGCTGGGGATGCAGGGTGCCCGCATCTACGACGACATCCACGTCTCCGGTCACCTCCGGTCGGAAGGCCACTACGAGATGCTCGACGCGCTCCAGCCGCGGAACGTCATCCCCGCCCACCAGGACCTCAAAGGGTTCGCGCCGTACGTCGATCTCTGTGAAGACATGGGGTACCAGATGGGCCGGGACCTCCACGTGACCCGCAACGGCAACATGATCAAGCTCACCGAGTGA
- a CDS encoding cytochrome P450 — protein sequence MSGTPPGPKGEPLFGSSRTYARNPFRFITALERAYGDVARFDMGPMDTFMVCDPTALERVLVSEADDFRKPDFQGDALGDLLGDGLLLSEGDTWESQRQLANPAFSMSRLSGMADRITGHAEDRIAGWTDGDVIDAEQAMTRVTLDVILDLMMGVELEEETVQTIEEQLMPLGERFEPDPIRFAAPQWMPMPDDAKFDRAVETLDGVLDDIIETREGTVGSDEDGPMDFLSVLLRARDDGQQSPEQLRDEMMTMLLAGHDTTALTLTYTWFLLSEHPEAERRVHEELDEVVGDDRPGMEHVRELEYLEWVIQEAMRLYPPVYTIFREPTVDVELAGYSVPAGTTLMLPQWGVHRSERFYDDPETFDPERWRPERAKERPRFAYFPFGGGPRHCIGKHLAMLEAQLITATTAREYRLEFLGETPLELLPSLTAHPRQEMSMRVHGRDRSENA from the coding sequence ATGTCAGGGACGCCGCCGGGACCGAAGGGCGAACCGCTGTTCGGGAGCAGCCGCACGTACGCACGGAACCCGTTCCGGTTTATCACCGCGTTAGAACGGGCCTACGGCGACGTCGCCCGCTTCGACATGGGGCCGATGGACACGTTCATGGTCTGTGACCCCACGGCCCTCGAACGGGTTCTGGTCTCGGAGGCCGACGACTTCCGCAAGCCGGACTTCCAGGGCGACGCGCTCGGGGATCTCCTGGGTGACGGGCTGTTGTTGAGCGAGGGCGATACCTGGGAGAGTCAGCGCCAACTCGCGAACCCCGCGTTCTCGATGAGCCGGCTGTCCGGGATGGCCGACCGGATCACCGGCCACGCCGAGGACCGCATCGCCGGCTGGACAGACGGCGACGTGATCGACGCCGAGCAGGCGATGACGCGGGTGACTCTCGACGTCATCCTCGATCTGATGATGGGCGTCGAACTGGAGGAAGAGACGGTCCAAACGATCGAGGAACAACTGATGCCGCTGGGCGAGCGGTTCGAGCCCGACCCCATCAGGTTCGCGGCCCCCCAGTGGATGCCGATGCCAGACGACGCGAAGTTCGACCGGGCGGTCGAGACTCTCGACGGCGTCCTCGACGACATCATCGAGACGCGCGAGGGAACGGTCGGCAGCGACGAGGACGGACCAATGGACTTCCTGTCGGTACTGTTGCGGGCCCGCGACGACGGTCAGCAGTCGCCGGAACAGCTCCGGGACGAGATGATGACGATGCTGCTTGCCGGCCACGACACGACGGCGTTGACGCTGACCTACACCTGGTTCCTCCTCTCGGAACACCCCGAAGCGGAGCGACGTGTCCACGAGGAACTAGACGAGGTCGTCGGCGACGACCGGCCCGGGATGGAACACGTCCGTGAGCTGGAGTATCTCGAATGGGTGATCCAGGAGGCGATGCGGCTGTATCCGCCGGTCTACACGATCTTCCGGGAGCCCACCGTCGACGTGGAACTGGCTGGGTACTCGGTGCCGGCCGGGACGACGCTGATGCTCCCCCAGTGGGGTGTCCACCGCTCCGAGCGGTTCTACGACGACCCGGAGACGTTCGACCCCGAGCGCTGGCGACCCGAGCGCGCCAAGGAGCGGCCGCGGTTCGCCTACTTCCCCTTCGGCGGCGGGCCGCGCCACTGCATCGGCAAGCACCTGGCGATGCTCGAAGCCCAACTCATCACGGCGACGACCGCACGCGAGTATCGCCTGGAGTTCCTCGGAGAGACGCCGCTGGAGCTGTTGCCCTCGCTGACCGCCCACCCGCGTCAGGAGATGTCGATGCGGGTCCACGGGCGGGACCGCTCCGAAAACGCCTAA
- the mvk gene encoding mevalonate kinase — protein MVTSSAPGKVYLFGEHAVVYGEPAVPCAIEKRARVTAREIDEGLRVHVDDLTLDGYTVEYSDGDGHPDLEVDESLVRAGVGYINEAVSQAREVADRPDAGFEIVVESDIPLGAGLGSSAAVVVAAIDAATRELGVELTPEEIADRAYRVEYEVQDGQASRADTFCSAMGGAVRVEGDDCRRIEGVGTLPFVIGYDGGAGDTGELVAGVRQLREEYEFAADTVGAIGDIVREGESVLGTDDYEALGKLLNFNHGLLAALGVSSRSLDAMVWAAREGGAAGAKLTGAGGGGCIVALDETDGALTALRYTPGCEDAFRAELDTDGVRRE, from the coding sequence ATGGTCACGTCGAGCGCTCCCGGGAAGGTGTACCTGTTCGGGGAGCACGCAGTCGTCTACGGCGAGCCGGCGGTCCCGTGTGCCATCGAGAAGCGGGCACGCGTCACCGCCAGAGAGATCGACGAGGGGTTGCGGGTCCACGTCGACGACCTCACGCTCGACGGCTACACCGTCGAGTACAGTGACGGCGACGGACACCCCGATCTGGAAGTCGACGAATCACTCGTTCGGGCGGGCGTCGGCTACATCAACGAAGCCGTCTCACAGGCCCGTGAGGTCGCCGACAGGCCCGACGCCGGCTTCGAGATCGTCGTCGAGAGCGACATCCCGCTGGGTGCCGGGTTGGGCTCGTCGGCGGCGGTCGTCGTCGCGGCGATCGACGCCGCCACACGTGAGTTGGGGGTCGAGTTGACACCTGAAGAGATCGCGGACCGCGCCTACCGAGTCGAGTACGAGGTCCAAGACGGGCAAGCCTCGCGAGCGGATACGTTCTGCTCGGCGATGGGCGGGGCGGTCCGGGTCGAGGGCGACGACTGCCGGCGGATCGAGGGCGTCGGGACCCTCCCTTTCGTCATCGGCTACGACGGCGGGGCCGGGGACACCGGCGAACTCGTCGCGGGCGTCCGGCAACTCCGGGAGGAGTACGAGTTCGCCGCAGATACCGTCGGTGCGATCGGGGATATCGTCCGGGAAGGCGAGTCCGTGCTGGGGACGGACGACTACGAGGCGCTGGGGAAGTTGCTGAACTTCAACCACGGGTTGCTCGCGGCGCTCGGCGTCTCCTCTCGGTCGCTGGACGCGATGGTCTGGGCGGCACGCGAGGGCGGTGCCGCGGGTGCGAAACTGACCGGCGCCGGTGGCGGTGGCTGTATCGTCGCCCTGGACGAGACCGACGGCGCGCTCACCGCGTTGCGCTACACGCCAGGCTGTGAGGACGCGTTCCGTGCGGAACTGGACACCGACGGGGTTCGCCGGGAATGA
- a CDS encoding isopentenyl phosphate kinase: MTTVLKLGGSVVTVKDEPETVDDERLAAAADAVVAAEDDLVVIHGGGSFGHHHAAEHGVSTTDGTHDAGAVQAIHGAMARLNARIVAELTERGVPAVPIHPFSAGARTGDGTLKFPPEQIRTALGEGFVPVLHGDLVVQAGEGATVLSGDELVVELASALGADRIGVCSTVPGVLDGDGAVIERIDDIRDVADALGASDATDVSGGMAGKVRTLLALSAPAQIFGPDALAEFLAGGTPGTTVGDGG; this comes from the coding sequence ATGACGACCGTCCTGAAACTCGGCGGGAGCGTCGTCACGGTGAAAGACGAACCGGAGACGGTCGACGACGAGCGACTGGCCGCCGCGGCCGACGCGGTCGTGGCAGCCGAGGACGATCTGGTCGTGATCCACGGCGGCGGTAGTTTCGGCCACCACCACGCGGCCGAACACGGCGTCAGCACGACCGACGGGACCCACGACGCCGGGGCGGTTCAGGCCATCCACGGCGCGATGGCCAGGCTCAACGCCCGCATCGTCGCCGAGTTGACCGAGCGGGGCGTCCCCGCGGTCCCGATCCATCCGTTCTCCGCCGGAGCACGTACCGGGGACGGCACGCTGAAGTTCCCGCCCGAGCAGATCCGGACGGCGCTCGGCGAGGGGTTCGTCCCCGTCCTGCACGGCGATCTCGTGGTCCAGGCCGGCGAAGGCGCGACCGTCCTCTCCGGTGACGAACTCGTCGTCGAACTCGCGTCCGCACTGGGCGCGGACCGGATCGGAGTTTGTTCGACCGTTCCGGGCGTCCTCGACGGCGACGGCGCGGTGATCGAGCGGATCGACGACATCCGGGACGTGGCCGACGCGCTCGGTGCCAGCGACGCGACGGACGTCTCCGGTGGGATGGCCGGCAAAGTCCGGACGCTACTGGCTCTATCGGCACCTGCCCAGATCTTCGGTCCGGACGCACTGGCGGAGTTCCTCGCGGGCGGAACCCCCGGGACGACGGTCGGGGACGGCGGGTAA
- the rpsB gene encoding 30S ribosomal protein S2: MSGNEKEGLDASESDFDPSEDEEEVDADANTEAETEAEQPADAADEAAEAEATDDEPQLDEDVMPDEQAEADLLIPVDDYLGAGVHIGTQQKTKDMDRFIHRVRTDGLYVLDVSMTDQRIRTAADFLANYEPEQILVASSRQYGRFPAEKFAEAVGARARTGRFIPGTLTNPDYDGYIEPDVVVVTDPIGDAQAVKEAITVGIPVIAMCDSNNTTSNVDLVVPTNNKGRKALSVVYWLLANETLDRRGAEPAYGLDDFESGI; encoded by the coding sequence ATGAGCGGCAACGAAAAAGAGGGTCTCGACGCGTCAGAGTCCGACTTCGACCCGTCAGAGGACGAGGAGGAAGTCGACGCCGACGCCAATACCGAGGCCGAGACGGAAGCCGAACAGCCCGCTGACGCCGCCGACGAGGCGGCCGAGGCCGAAGCAACAGACGACGAGCCCCAGCTCGACGAGGACGTCATGCCCGACGAGCAGGCCGAAGCGGACCTGCTGATCCCCGTCGACGACTACCTCGGGGCCGGCGTCCACATCGGGACCCAGCAAAAGACCAAGGACATGGACCGGTTCATCCACCGCGTCCGGACCGACGGGCTCTACGTGCTGGACGTCTCGATGACCGACCAGCGTATCCGCACCGCCGCGGACTTCCTGGCCAACTACGAGCCCGAGCAGATCCTCGTGGCTTCCTCACGCCAGTACGGCCGGTTCCCGGCCGAGAAGTTCGCCGAGGCCGTCGGGGCACGCGCCCGGACGGGCCGGTTCATCCCCGGCACGCTGACCAACCCCGACTACGACGGCTACATCGAGCCCGACGTCGTGGTCGTCACCGACCCGATCGGTGACGCCCAGGCCGTCAAGGAGGCCATCACGGTCGGTATCCCGGTCATCGCGATGTGTGACTCCAACAACACCACGTCCAACGTGGATCTCGTGGTCCCCACCAACAACAAGGGGCGCAAGGCCCTGTCGGTCGTCTACTGGCTGCTCGCCAACGAGACGCTCGACCGCCGCGGTGCCGAGCCCGCCTACGGGCTCGACGACTTCGAATCCGGTATCTGA
- a CDS encoding DNA-directed RNA polymerase subunit K, which yields MNAQESRYEKARKLGARALQLAHGAPVLIETEQTQPILIAAEEYDAGVLPFTVRRGDHK from the coding sequence ATGAACGCACAGGAAAGCCGCTACGAGAAGGCCCGCAAACTGGGCGCACGAGCGCTGCAGTTGGCCCACGGTGCCCCCGTGCTCATCGAGACGGAGCAGACCCAGCCGATCCTCATCGCTGCCGAGGAGTACGACGCCGGGGTGCTTCCGTTCACAGTCAGGCGAGGTGACCACAAATGA
- the eno gene encoding phosphopyruvate hydratase: MTLITDVRLRRVLDSRGNATVEADVLTESGGFGRGKAPSGASTGEYEAIELPAQEAIANAREEALPRLIGEVHAGNQRDVDAALHAADGTDDFSGIGANSAVAISMAAAKAGADVLGAPLFQHLGGTFRGNEYPTPLGNIIGGGEHAADATNIQEFLAAPVGAPSVEEAVFANAAVHQEVHDILADRDLPAGKGDEGAWAPSISDDEAFEIMDEAVETIADDFGFAITFGLDVAGAELYDDESDGYVYDDGVKSTEEQIDYIAGKVEEYDLVYVEDPLDENDYEAFADLTDQVGDQTLVCGDDLFVTNVERLQAGIKAGAANSILIKPNQIGTLTDAVDAIELGVENGYESVVSHRSGETEDTTIAHLAVATAAPFIKTGAVGGERTAKLNELIRIEDNAV, translated from the coding sequence ATGACGCTCATCACAGACGTACGACTCCGCCGCGTCCTCGACTCGCGTGGGAACGCGACCGTCGAGGCTGACGTCCTCACGGAGAGTGGGGGATTCGGCCGCGGCAAAGCACCGAGCGGTGCAAGCACCGGCGAGTACGAGGCGATCGAACTCCCGGCCCAGGAGGCCATCGCGAACGCTCGCGAGGAGGCACTCCCCCGCCTCATCGGCGAGGTCCACGCCGGCAACCAGCGTGACGTCGACGCGGCGCTGCACGCTGCCGACGGTACGGACGACTTCTCCGGGATCGGTGCGAACTCGGCGGTCGCCATCTCGATGGCGGCCGCGAAAGCCGGTGCCGACGTGCTGGGTGCACCACTCTTCCAGCACCTCGGTGGTACCTTCCGCGGCAACGAGTACCCGACGCCGCTGGGTAACATCATCGGCGGCGGCGAACACGCCGCGGACGCCACCAACATCCAGGAGTTCCTCGCGGCCCCCGTCGGCGCACCCAGCGTCGAGGAGGCCGTCTTCGCCAACGCCGCGGTCCACCAGGAGGTCCACGACATCCTGGCCGACCGCGACCTGCCCGCGGGCAAGGGCGACGAGGGTGCGTGGGCACCCTCCATCTCGGACGACGAGGCGTTCGAGATCATGGACGAAGCCGTCGAGACCATCGCGGACGACTTCGGCTTCGCGATCACCTTCGGCCTCGACGTCGCCGGTGCCGAGCTGTACGACGACGAGTCGGACGGCTACGTCTACGACGACGGCGTCAAATCCACCGAAGAGCAGATCGACTACATCGCCGGGAAGGTCGAGGAGTACGACCTCGTCTACGTCGAGGACCCCCTCGACGAGAACGACTACGAGGCCTTCGCCGACCTGACCGACCAGGTCGGAGACCAGACGCTGGTCTGTGGTGACGACCTGTTCGTCACGAACGTCGAGCGGCTGCAGGCGGGCATCAAGGCCGGTGCCGCAAACAGCATCCTCATCAAGCCGAACCAGATCGGGACGCTGACCGACGCCGTCGACGCCATCGAACTCGGCGTCGAGAACGGCTACGAGTCGGTCGTCTCCCACCGCAGCGGCGAGACGGAGGACACAACCATCGCACACCTCGCCGTCGCGACCGCCGCACCGTTCATCAAGACGGGCGCGGTCGGCGGCGAGCGAACAGCCAAGCTGAACGAACTGATCCGTATCGAGGACAACGCAGTATGA